A region of Fervidobacterium sp. DNA encodes the following proteins:
- a CDS encoding ABC transporter permease subunit, with the protein MANEIRKRESIAKIKFKLFIKNFKKNWALFKESKMGMFGLWVIIAFGIFGALSPIVLSFLDPSIYDPVVGLDSRILSSKYITDYLSTQNLVKGIEIPAAQQWVYSFMDKGETFKSSMENLVRNSQYEIMTTYAPDSFRHFLDTIADSYIPAKERLYFQTSISELVDKGIIKFSAISSVKDIGNRDKFSFQDFSELLQKVDHKTLAIALSPYADSDEVSRAMLWFRSLNREKQEVVEEFNSLITQTHSEDQIKSAQEKVLEVAKSVADVSTTGQLYVQSDAQLSEVIQNDTVAIESLVFAAAYSIIPDLIVLSKENNSIEQEIKKGKFAPLFEIAKSKLSDLSKKEIYEPALTKAKKTVSNLEKEMQDLGLSVLHTDTERFLELYAGMELAKVSVDIRPELRAKLENQISRYSKTVRQGYIYELNNIFIKIATARSFMASLLNNENIPESYESLGSQVIKVLSEPIASLIAYAFQGTNKLDKVISNIENSQLDDFKRIDIVEKLKSAKEPVEAVRFLINEAEMNENIYLRMVNEHKQYLEDPSEWSNMENIRKIEKPQKTAWSKDFAEKKLVEIFNVLSLTNKIGVGHPLPPSRWHWLGTDPVGRDILIQLMVSTPSEFVLGVLAALITVVIGTIIGTAAAYYGGLVDVIFMRIADLMMLFPSIAFLIVLSGFMTMNLFKLALILGLLGGFGGITLVLKAQALTIKVKPYIDAARVSGGSHGYIIFNHIIPNVMPLSFLYMMFNVTGAVFSEAVLSFFGLMKVRMSWGLMINTVWSSGYLGSGNIGSYWWMWVPAGGAITLLCAAFYFLGRGLEEIVNPRLRKR; encoded by the coding sequence TTTTGGTGCCCTTTCACCTATTGTACTAAGCTTTCTTGATCCAAGTATATATGATCCAGTAGTTGGTTTAGATTCACGAATATTGTCTTCAAAATACATAACAGATTATCTTTCTACACAAAACCTTGTAAAAGGTATTGAAATCCCTGCGGCACAACAATGGGTTTACTCATTTATGGACAAGGGTGAAACATTCAAATCATCGATGGAAAACTTAGTGAGAAATTCACAGTATGAGATAATGACAACGTATGCACCAGATAGCTTTAGACACTTTCTTGATACTATAGCAGATAGTTATATACCTGCAAAAGAAAGACTATATTTCCAAACGAGCATTTCTGAACTTGTTGATAAAGGGATTATAAAGTTTTCCGCTATATCTTCGGTAAAAGATATTGGAAATAGGGACAAATTTTCATTCCAAGATTTCTCCGAGTTACTTCAGAAGGTTGACCACAAAACACTGGCTATTGCACTTTCACCTTACGCAGATTCAGATGAAGTTTCTCGCGCAATGCTTTGGTTTAGAAGTTTGAATAGAGAAAAGCAAGAAGTTGTGGAAGAATTTAACTCATTGATTACTCAAACGCACTCCGAAGATCAAATTAAATCTGCTCAGGAAAAGGTATTGGAAGTTGCAAAAAGTGTTGCCGATGTAAGTACCACAGGACAACTCTATGTTCAATCAGACGCACAGTTGTCCGAAGTTATTCAAAATGATACTGTAGCTATAGAATCACTAGTCTTTGCTGCCGCATACAGTATTATACCTGACTTGATTGTTTTATCAAAAGAAAACAATTCAATTGAGCAAGAAATAAAAAAAGGGAAATTTGCTCCGCTATTTGAAATCGCAAAATCGAAGCTTTCTGATTTGTCGAAAAAAGAAATTTACGAACCTGCCTTGACAAAAGCTAAAAAGACGGTAAGTAATCTGGAAAAAGAAATGCAAGATTTAGGATTATCAGTGTTACATACAGATACCGAGCGTTTCTTAGAGTTGTACGCTGGTATGGAATTAGCAAAAGTTTCTGTTGACATTCGTCCAGAACTTAGAGCCAAACTGGAAAATCAGATATCCAGATACTCCAAAACAGTCAGGCAAGGATATATTTACGAATTGAACAATATATTCATCAAAATCGCTACTGCAAGATCATTTATGGCTTCATTACTTAATAATGAAAACATACCGGAAAGTTATGAGTCCCTTGGCAGCCAAGTTATAAAGGTTTTATCAGAACCTATAGCATCACTTATTGCCTATGCTTTTCAGGGTACTAATAAACTTGATAAAGTAATTTCAAATATAGAAAATTCACAGCTTGATGACTTTAAACGTATTGATATAGTTGAAAAATTGAAATCCGCCAAAGAACCTGTAGAAGCGGTTAGATTTTTAATCAACGAAGCTGAAATGAATGAAAACATATATCTCAGAATGGTTAATGAGCACAAGCAATATCTTGAAGATCCTTCAGAATGGTCAAATATGGAAAATATAAGAAAAATTGAAAAACCACAAAAAACTGCTTGGTCAAAGGATTTTGCCGAGAAAAAGCTTGTAGAGATATTCAACGTGCTTTCTCTTACTAACAAAATTGGTGTTGGTCATCCACTACCACCAAGTAGATGGCATTGGCTTGGTACAGATCCTGTTGGTAGAGATATACTTATCCAGCTTATGGTTAGTACTCCTAGTGAATTTGTACTCGGTGTGCTTGCAGCACTTATTACAGTTGTAATAGGTACTATAATAGGTACAGCGGCTGCTTATTACGGCGGATTAGTTGATGTAATATTCATGCGTATAGCCGATCTTATGATGCTATTTCCATCCATAGCATTTCTCATTGTTCTTTCAGGTTTTATGACGATGAACCTTTTCAAATTGGCTTTAATTCTTGGGTTACTTGGTGGTTTCGGTGGCATAACACTTGTTTTAAAAGCACAAGCGTTAACAATTAAGGTGAAGCCTTACATCGATGCAGCAAGGGTTTCAGGTGGTAGCCATGGATACATAATATTCAATCATATCATTCCAAATGTAATGCCCCTTTCGTTCCTTTACATGATGTTTAATGTAACTGGAGCCGTTTTTTCAGAGGCTGTATTGAGCTTTTTTGGCTTGATGAAAGTTAGGATGTCTTGGGGATTGATGATAAACACAGTATGGAGTTCCGGTTATCTTGGCTCTGGAAATATAGGTTCTTACTGGTGGATGTGGGTACCAGCAGGTGGTGCTATAACATTGCTGTGTGCTGCCTTCTATTTCCTTGGACGTGGTCTTGAAGAAATCGTTAACCCAAGACTCAGAAAGAGGTGA
- a CDS encoding ABC transporter ATP-binding protein, translating into MAILKVENLKMHYKTKKGYVKAVDGISFELEAGESLGIVGESGCGKTSVSMTLLRILPENARFMGGHVWFNDDGNMIDLVSLSEEQMRHYRWKGISMVFQAAMNSLNPVYRVGDQIVEAILNHYPETPIDEAKSKVAKLFELVTLDPKRMDQYPHQYSGGMKQRAVIALSLACDPKVIIADEPTTALDVIVQDKILREMKKIQKELNMAMIYISHDIAVIAEVSDKIAVMYAGKFVEQADATTVFKRPMHPYTFLLMNAFPSHVGEKKKLFTIPGEPPDLLNPPTGCRFAPRCPWATDKCRTDEPEYKEIEKGHFLACWHPLTEEVRQNEFRK; encoded by the coding sequence ATGGCAATTTTAAAAGTCGAGAATTTGAAAATGCATTATAAAACAAAAAAAGGTTATGTTAAAGCAGTTGATGGTATATCGTTTGAGTTAGAAGCTGGGGAAAGCCTTGGAATAGTTGGTGAATCTGGTTGCGGTAAGACATCTGTGTCTATGACTTTACTGAGAATTCTTCCGGAAAATGCTCGCTTTATGGGTGGACATGTCTGGTTTAACGATGATGGTAATATGATAGATTTAGTTTCTTTGTCAGAAGAACAAATGCGGCACTATCGTTGGAAAGGAATATCCATGGTATTTCAGGCTGCCATGAATTCACTCAACCCTGTCTACAGGGTAGGAGATCAGATAGTTGAAGCTATACTTAATCATTATCCTGAGACCCCTATTGATGAAGCAAAATCAAAGGTTGCAAAGCTTTTTGAGCTTGTAACACTCGATCCAAAACGCATGGATCAATATCCGCACCAGTATAGTGGTGGGATGAAACAGCGTGCAGTAATTGCGTTATCGCTTGCCTGTGATCCAAAAGTCATAATAGCTGATGAACCAACCACAGCACTTGATGTTATTGTGCAAGACAAAATATTACGTGAAATGAAAAAAATACAAAAAGAATTAAATATGGCAATGATATATATATCACATGATATAGCTGTCATAGCGGAAGTTAGTGATAAAATAGCTGTTATGTACGCTGGAAAGTTTGTTGAACAGGCTGATGCTACAACGGTTTTCAAGCGTCCCATGCATCCATACACGTTCTTACTTATGAATGCATTCCCAAGTCATGTTGGTGAGAAGAAAAAACTCTTTACGATACCAGGAGAACCACCTGATCTACTCAACCCACCAACTGGTTGTAGATTTGCACCACGTTGCCCTTGGGCAACCGATAAATGCAGAACAGATGAACCAGAATACAAAGAAATAGAAAAAGGACATTTTCTTGCTTGCTGGCATCCATTGACGGAAGAGGTGAGGCAAAATGAGTTCAGAAAATAA
- a CDS encoding ABC transporter ATP-binding protein: protein MSSENKVLLVVKNLKKFFPAERALFSRAKHFVHAVDDVSFEIKQGESLGLVGESGCGKTTTGRMVVRLESPTDGTIEVLGKSVEDYDRMEYHSMVQMIFQDPYESLNPRMTIFDIIAEPLNIHNVGTLEEREEKVAQLLQEVGLTPPDSFLWRYPHELSGGQRQRVAIARALILNPKLIVADEPTSMLDVSVRTGVMHLMMELQKNHGMSYLYITHDLAVARYMVNRIAVMYLGKIVELAETEELLHHPMHPYTRALMDAVPVPDPDYKRSEPNIIGNISVPIDPPPICRFYDRCPFKEEKCKINPHPELKEVSSGHFVACYPVQEGKIK, encoded by the coding sequence ATGAGTTCAGAAAATAAAGTGTTACTTGTGGTAAAAAATCTGAAAAAATTTTTTCCAGCAGAACGTGCTTTATTCTCAAGGGCAAAGCACTTTGTTCATGCGGTAGATGACGTGTCATTTGAAATAAAACAAGGTGAATCACTTGGCTTGGTTGGTGAATCAGGATGTGGCAAGACAACAACTGGTAGGATGGTAGTGAGACTTGAGTCACCCACAGACGGGACTATAGAAGTTTTGGGAAAATCGGTGGAAGATTACGACAGGATGGAGTATCATTCTATGGTACAAATGATATTCCAAGATCCGTATGAGTCATTGAATCCAAGAATGACTATATTTGATATAATTGCAGAACCTTTGAACATACACAATGTTGGAACACTTGAAGAAAGGGAAGAAAAAGTTGCACAGTTATTACAAGAAGTTGGATTAACACCTCCTGATAGCTTTCTTTGGAGATACCCACATGAACTGTCCGGTGGACAGAGACAGAGAGTAGCAATTGCAAGAGCACTTATACTTAACCCGAAATTAATAGTTGCAGACGAACCTACTTCAATGCTAGATGTTTCTGTTAGAACAGGTGTTATGCACTTGATGATGGAATTGCAAAAAAACCACGGGATGAGTTATTTGTACATAACTCATGACTTAGCAGTAGCAAGGTATATGGTAAATAGAATTGCTGTCATGTATCTTGGAAAAATTGTGGAATTGGCGGAAACAGAAGAATTATTACATCATCCAATGCATCCATACACAAGAGCTTTGATGGATGCCGTACCTGTCCCAGATCCAGACTACAAACGTTCAGAACCAAACATAATCGGAAACATAAGTGTACCAATCGACCCACCACCTATATGTAGATTTTACGACAGATGCCCCTTCAAGGAAGAAAAGTGTAAAATAAATCCACACCCAGAACTTAAAGAAGTTAGTTCTGGACACTTTGTAGCGTGTTATCCCGTGCAGGAAGGAAAAATCAAATAA